Proteins co-encoded in one Listeria ivanovii subsp. ivanovii genomic window:
- a CDS encoding MFS transporter codes for MNAKRFYPTAIALYFTYFIHGIGVSIIGQYKQDFAGMWGADKLSDGTFDVSMVIAVIAALGLGRLLTLPISGPFSDKFGRKPSALIGVALYAVYFIGLAFSPNMYIAYAFAFVGGAANSFLDTAVTPSVLEIFTKNGAIANMFTKFSISIGQFVLPFAIGMVAAANMSFRTLFIISMALIVIDGLIIAFMPFPPMNNNVGGEKTKPEKMKFNATSWAIIGIGFTCTATFQLWLNCNQELGKLYGMTDPSQIQSFYSLGTMCAILITAVLVKKFILPVRILIIYPAIATLMLLIIYIVQTPTICLIGGFVIGYAAAGGVLQLAVSTANEFFPTNKGKITSIVMISSSLANYIVLNIASYITKAGGIEGPKYVLLFNVVITIIGILLAIFVNMRYKNESKIATK; via the coding sequence ATGAACGCAAAAAGATTTTATCCAACAGCTATTGCACTTTATTTTACTTATTTTATTCATGGTATTGGGGTATCCATTATTGGCCAATACAAACAAGATTTTGCTGGAATGTGGGGAGCTGACAAACTTTCTGACGGTACATTTGATGTTAGTATGGTCATTGCCGTTATCGCCGCACTTGGGCTAGGTCGCTTACTTACATTACCGATATCTGGGCCTTTCTCAGATAAATTTGGTCGTAAACCTTCAGCCCTGATTGGTGTCGCTTTATACGCGGTTTACTTTATAGGTCTTGCCTTTTCACCAAATATGTATATCGCTTATGCCTTTGCTTTTGTCGGAGGAGCTGCAAACTCATTCTTAGATACTGCTGTAACACCTTCTGTTCTAGAAATTTTCACTAAAAATGGTGCTATTGCCAACATGTTTACGAAATTCTCTATCTCTATCGGGCAATTCGTTTTACCTTTTGCGATTGGGATGGTTGCAGCAGCTAACATGTCTTTCCGTACACTATTCATTATCTCCATGGCGTTAATCGTGATTGATGGTTTAATTATTGCATTTATGCCATTCCCTCCAATGAATAACAATGTTGGTGGCGAAAAAACAAAACCAGAAAAAATGAAATTCAATGCAACTAGTTGGGCCATTATTGGTATCGGATTTACTTGTACCGCCACTTTCCAACTTTGGCTAAACTGTAACCAGGAACTTGGGAAACTATATGGTATGACCGATCCAAGTCAAATTCAATCATTCTATTCACTTGGTACAATGTGTGCTATTTTAATTACCGCAGTTCTCGTGAAGAAATTTATTTTACCAGTGCGTATTCTCATTATTTATCCAGCAATTGCTACTTTAATGTTGCTTATTATCTATATTGTTCAAACACCCACTATTTGCTTAATTGGTGGATTCGTCATTGGTTATGCTGCCGCTGGTGGTGTCTTGCAACTAGCTGTATCTACTGCCAACGAGTTCTTCCCAACTAACAAAGGGAAAATCACTTCCATCGTTATGATTTCATCCAGCCTTGCAAACTATATTGTTTTAAACATCGCAAGTTATATTACTAAAGCTGGTGGTATCGAAGGACCAAAATATGTGTTATTATTCAATGTAGTAATAACAATCATTGGTATTTTACTAGCAATCTTTGTCAATATGCGTTATAAAAATGAATCTAAAATAGCAACTAAATAA
- a CDS encoding MFS transporter has translation MKNKYLSTSLGLYMNYFVHGMALIIIAQNIDFLSQKWNTDLAGAAGVVSSFGIGKLLAVFVSGKLSDKFGRKLSVILGVFFYIVFLGGILLSPNTIVAYAFGISAGIANSFLDTGTYPALMEAYPKKAASANIVVKAFVQAGQFLLPFMIAFILANNLWYGWSFIALIVILLINLLYTLTRTFPPMTVGKPLDFEKEVAIEKKQRFHFSIDEICLILFGFVAQTLLYIMSQWIAKYGSEVIHMTDNASRLLVSYASVGAIVCVCITFVLGNRGVKTLYILITYVTMTMLISFVLFAFPNEIVCLVGAFLLGYFSAGGIIQLGLTLLAEVSARGKGFVTSLYTIAEGIAVFSIPLIAAAISRIDIAAIFLLNSGIALFGLILLMIVFVRKRKFGRSSI, from the coding sequence ATGAAAAATAAATATTTATCTACATCACTCGGACTTTATATGAATTATTTCGTTCATGGGATGGCATTAATCATCATTGCCCAAAATATTGATTTTTTATCTCAGAAATGGAATACTGATTTAGCTGGAGCGGCTGGTGTTGTATCCTCGTTTGGGATTGGTAAGTTATTAGCCGTTTTTGTTTCTGGTAAACTTTCAGATAAGTTTGGTCGTAAACTATCTGTTATTCTTGGTGTATTCTTCTATATTGTCTTTTTGGGCGGGATTTTGCTAAGCCCTAATACGATTGTTGCCTATGCTTTTGGGATTTCAGCTGGGATTGCCAACTCGTTTTTAGATACTGGTACTTATCCAGCGCTTATGGAAGCTTACCCGAAAAAAGCAGCATCTGCAAATATCGTGGTGAAAGCTTTCGTTCAAGCGGGTCAATTTCTGTTACCATTTATGATTGCCTTTATTCTGGCAAATAACTTGTGGTATGGCTGGAGTTTTATCGCTTTAATTGTTATTTTACTAATTAATTTACTGTATACCTTGACGCGTACTTTTCCACCAATGACCGTTGGGAAGCCACTTGATTTTGAAAAAGAAGTAGCTATCGAAAAAAAGCAGAGATTTCATTTTAGCATTGACGAAATTTGCTTGATTTTATTCGGATTTGTCGCCCAAACGTTGCTTTACATCATGAGTCAATGGATTGCGAAATACGGCTCTGAAGTGATTCATATGACAGATAACGCTTCTAGGCTACTAGTAAGTTACGCAAGTGTTGGAGCGATTGTTTGTGTATGTATTACCTTTGTTTTAGGAAATCGTGGCGTGAAGACGTTATACATATTGATAACGTATGTAACGATGACCATGCTGATTTCATTCGTGCTCTTTGCTTTCCCGAATGAGATTGTCTGTCTAGTTGGCGCTTTCTTGTTAGGGTACTTCTCTGCTGGTGGAATTATTCAATTAGGTTTAACTTTACTTGCAGAAGTTTCTGCGCGAGGAAAAGGCTTTGTTACAAGTCTCTATACGATTGCTGAAGGAATAGCCGTATTTAGTATTCCGTTGATTGCAGCAGCCATTTCACGTATCGACATTGCTGCAATATTTTTATTAAATTCAGGAATTGCTTTGTTTGGTTTGATACTGTTAATGATTGTTTTTGTTCGGAAAAGAAAGTTTGGACGGAGTAGCATATAA
- a CDS encoding methylated-DNA--[protein]-cysteine S-methyltransferase — MEKFFYDSIRFFDMKLYLMANENALVYVGTDEKRINKAILDSNKLTNYKNTILAYKNKELKAFDVPIELSGSKLQIEVLEALKTIPYGEIRTYTEIAEQINRPRAVRAVGAAIGKNPLLLIIPCHRVIGKNGKLTGFSGGLAMKKSLLALENNEKAEN; from the coding sequence ATGGAAAAATTTTTCTATGATTCGATTCGTTTTTTTGATATGAAACTGTATCTTATGGCAAATGAAAATGCACTTGTGTATGTTGGTACTGATGAAAAACGAATTAATAAAGCTATATTGGATAGCAATAAATTAACCAACTATAAAAACACGATTCTTGCTTATAAAAATAAAGAATTAAAAGCCTTCGACGTTCCAATCGAGCTATCAGGTAGTAAATTACAAATAGAAGTTTTGGAAGCACTAAAAACCATACCATATGGAGAAATAAGAACCTATACCGAAATTGCTGAACAAATTAATCGTCCGCGAGCAGTCCGAGCAGTTGGTGCTGCAATTGGCAAAAACCCATTATTACTCATAATTCCATGCCATCGCGTCATTGGTAAGAATGGGAAATTAACAGGTTTTAGTGGTGGATTAGCAATGAAAAAATCATTATTAGCTTTAGAAAACAATGAAAAAGCCGAGAATTGA
- a CDS encoding bifunctional transcriptional activator/DNA repair enzyme AdaA, with protein sequence MSAYYLTKKRWLAIANNDNAADGIFFYGVTSTKIFCYPSCKSRLPKKENIVIFKNAEEAISHGYRACKRCKSGGTTLPDTEWIENIQAYIQDNFANPLTLQTIAENCHGSPYHLHRTFKRITQITPITYLENIRIAYAKKQLSNSTRSIEEIGKLSGYPNPSHFSTTFKRHTGLSPNHFRKAYQ encoded by the coding sequence ATGTCGGCTTATTACTTAACCAAAAAACGTTGGCTTGCGATTGCTAATAATGATAATGCGGCAGATGGCATTTTTTTTTATGGCGTAACTTCCACCAAAATATTCTGCTATCCATCTTGTAAATCACGTTTGCCAAAAAAAGAAAATATCGTTATTTTTAAAAATGCTGAGGAAGCTATTTCACATGGGTACCGAGCTTGCAAAAGGTGTAAATCAGGCGGTACAACTCTTCCAGATACAGAATGGATCGAAAATATCCAAGCTTATATTCAAGATAATTTCGCCAATCCTTTAACTTTACAGACAATTGCCGAGAATTGCCATGGTAGCCCCTATCACTTACACCGAACGTTCAAGCGAATCACACAAATTACGCCAATTACTTATTTAGAAAATATTCGGATTGCTTATGCAAAAAAACAATTGTCTAATTCCACTCGATCCATTGAAGAAATTGGAAAACTATCCGGCTACCCAAACCCCTCTCATTTTTCAACGACATTTAAAAGACATACTGGTTTATCACCGAATCATTTCCGAAAAGCTTATCAATAA
- a CDS encoding RluA family pseudouridine synthase — MTHITLPIIEDWEGLTLSSILQEKFHLGKKARHEIRMSHDVLLNNKPLDDWNTPLFVGASLSLPIILHEKIPVYDYDLEIIYEDDFLLVVNKPVGMKTHPNDSYETDTCANAVQYYLEKTNQEANALAVHRLDQTTSGLVLFAKNKLAIAGLSWQMENRAIHRTYLAAVDGTWGLVMQTINKPIGEDRHHGSRRQISPYGQPAVTHVTVLENDTEKNTSLVECQIETGRTHQIRVHLSGIGHPIIGDTLYGGSPRANRIMLHAEKLHLNHPFKGKEMNFSAPAGNDWVF; from the coding sequence ATGACTCATATTACATTACCAATTATCGAAGACTGGGAAGGCTTAACGCTTAGCTCCATCTTGCAAGAAAAGTTCCACTTAGGAAAAAAAGCACGCCATGAAATAAGAATGTCTCATGATGTTCTGCTTAATAATAAGCCTTTGGACGACTGGAATACACCACTTTTTGTTGGCGCGAGTCTGTCATTGCCAATTATTTTGCATGAAAAAATCCCTGTTTATGACTATGATTTAGAGATTATTTATGAAGATGATTTTTTGCTAGTTGTGAATAAACCTGTTGGCATGAAGACACATCCGAATGATTCCTATGAAACGGATACTTGTGCAAATGCGGTACAATATTATTTAGAAAAAACTAATCAAGAGGCAAACGCGCTTGCTGTTCACCGCTTAGACCAAACCACTTCTGGATTAGTGCTCTTCGCTAAAAACAAACTAGCCATTGCTGGTCTTTCTTGGCAAATGGAAAACCGAGCAATTCACCGTACCTATCTTGCAGCAGTGGATGGTACTTGGGGGCTTGTAATGCAAACGATTAATAAACCTATTGGTGAGGATAGACATCATGGATCAAGACGTCAAATCAGTCCATATGGCCAACCTGCTGTTACACATGTTACTGTTTTAGAGAACGATACAGAAAAAAATACATCTCTCGTTGAATGCCAAATCGAAACTGGACGGACACATCAAATCCGTGTTCATTTAAGCGGCATCGGTCATCCAATTATTGGTGACACACTTTATGGCGGTTCTCCGCGTGCTAATCGTATTATGCTGCACGCTGAAAAATTACATTTAAATCATCCTTTTAAAGGCAAAGAAATGAATTTTTCTGCACCAGCCGGTAATGATTGGGTATTTTAA
- a CDS encoding VOC family protein, producing the protein MLHHLEIYVADLEKSRLFWSELLELLSYELYQTWNAGFSYKYEDTYLVFVQTEESFLAEGYHRKRTGLNHLAFHGGSKERIDFFRDKLKAEGVKLLYEDRYPFAGGENHYAVFFEDPDKIKVEICTEVTT; encoded by the coding sequence ATGTTACACCATTTAGAAATCTATGTAGCAGACTTAGAAAAGAGTCGCTTGTTTTGGTCAGAACTACTAGAATTACTTTCTTATGAATTATATCAGACTTGGAATGCTGGCTTTAGCTATAAATATGAGGATACTTATTTAGTATTTGTGCAAACGGAGGAAAGTTTTTTGGCAGAAGGTTATCACCGCAAGCGAACTGGACTCAATCATCTAGCTTTTCATGGTGGCTCAAAAGAACGGATTGATTTCTTTCGAGACAAGTTAAAAGCAGAAGGAGTAAAGCTTCTTTATGAAGATCGATATCCATTTGCTGGCGGTGAAAATCATTATGCTGTCTTTTTTGAGGACCCCGACAAAATAAAAGTAGAAATTTGTACAGAAGTCACGACGTAA
- a CDS encoding DNA alkylation repair protein, translating into MTAIQTVFRANRSATDAVPMEAYMKNQFSFLGIRAGERKNLLATFLKEEGEPDDLLGLARELFQEEERELQYVAIDLLSRYGKKQSSEAIQVYEELVATKSWWDTVDGLAGTIISNHFKLYPDLIPNYNSKWINGDNIWLARTAILFQLKYKEKTDAKLLFANCEKWLESKEFFIQKAIGWALRQYAKVNPEEVRHFINSHELAPISHREALKHIEDM; encoded by the coding sequence TTGACAGCTATTCAAACAGTTTTTCGCGCAAATCGTTCTGCTACGGATGCGGTCCCAATGGAAGCTTATATGAAAAACCAATTTTCTTTTTTAGGCATTCGAGCAGGGGAACGTAAAAACCTGCTAGCGACATTTTTAAAAGAAGAAGGAGAGCCCGATGATTTGCTAGGGCTTGCGCGAGAATTATTCCAAGAAGAAGAGCGCGAATTACAATATGTCGCGATTGATTTATTAAGTCGTTACGGGAAAAAACAATCGAGTGAGGCTATCCAAGTATACGAGGAATTAGTTGCAACAAAATCATGGTGGGATACAGTAGACGGTTTAGCAGGAACTATAATAAGTAACCATTTTAAACTATACCCTGACCTCATTCCGAACTATAATTCGAAATGGATCAATGGTGATAATATATGGCTAGCGAGAACTGCCATATTGTTTCAGCTTAAATACAAGGAAAAAACGGATGCAAAGTTATTATTCGCTAACTGTGAAAAATGGCTAGAGTCTAAAGAATTCTTTATTCAAAAGGCAATCGGATGGGCGCTTCGTCAATACGCTAAGGTAAATCCAGAGGAAGTTCGGCATTTTATAAATAGCCATGAACTTGCTCCGATTAGTCACAGGGAAGCACTAAAACATATTGAGGATATGTAA
- a CDS encoding aldo/keto reductase, whose product MTKTLQDRMVLPGNVSIPYIGLGVFQVTEQEFIAGAVEKAIEVGYRLFDTAAVYNNEAIVGQAIVDSAISREELFISSKVWNGDLGYDETLFAFERTLKNLKLDYLDLYLIHWPVAGKYRDSWRAMERLHDEKLIKSIGVANFKQHHLSDLLVAANQKPVLNQVETHPLLPQNDLRKYLAEQNIAHAAWSPLAKGTLMQNPVINAIAKKHGAFVDQVILQWHLNRNTIIFPKSITSGRIKENSRLSYFHLDASDMEKIDRLETGKRVGPDPDDLEYFLSSIERERAYLTGGKTD is encoded by the coding sequence TTGACAAAAACATTACAAGACAGAATGGTTTTACCTGGAAATGTATCAATTCCTTATATTGGGCTTGGTGTGTTTCAAGTGACAGAGCAAGAATTTATCGCTGGGGCTGTGGAAAAGGCAATTGAAGTTGGTTACCGGTTATTTGATACAGCGGCAGTTTATAATAATGAGGCAATCGTAGGGCAAGCCATTGTCGATAGTGCTATTTCACGCGAAGAGCTATTTATTAGTTCGAAAGTTTGGAACGGTGATCTTGGTTATGATGAAACTCTATTTGCATTTGAACGAACTTTGAAAAATTTGAAGTTGGACTATTTGGATTTATATTTAATTCATTGGCCAGTGGCTGGAAAGTATCGAGATTCTTGGCGAGCGATGGAACGGTTACATGATGAAAAACTGATTAAATCTATTGGTGTTGCAAACTTTAAACAACATCATTTAAGTGACTTATTAGTTGCAGCAAATCAAAAACCAGTATTAAATCAGGTTGAGACACATCCACTTTTGCCGCAAAATGACTTAAGGAAATATTTAGCAGAACAAAATATTGCGCATGCTGCATGGTCTCCACTTGCGAAAGGAACTTTAATGCAAAATCCAGTTATTAACGCAATCGCGAAAAAGCATGGCGCATTTGTGGACCAAGTGATTCTACAATGGCACTTGAATCGAAACACAATCATTTTTCCTAAATCCATTACTTCTGGCCGGATTAAAGAAAATTCGCGTTTATCCTATTTTCACTTGGATGCCAGTGATATGGAAAAAATCGATCGCTTAGAAACTGGCAAACGGGTTGGACCGGACCCAGATGACCTAGAATATTTTTTAAGTAGTATCGAACGAGAACGAGCGTATTTAACAGGTGGAAAAACGGATTGA
- a CDS encoding DUF47 domain-containing protein — MAFKNKKDRFASLLHDIAVNLHEGANFFATYNINSVEDLHTFSNKIKEYETAGDSMVHKMIMELNDAFITPIEREDMLELTNRLDDVMDALDETAFSLEICQITHYDEYMTKFIQAIQASTVEIEKAVDLVFDKKLKDVRKLAIQIKDYESQCDDVYRESLIQLFQNEKDPIKLIRLREVYEKLEDIADSCQSVANTLESIVMKNA; from the coding sequence ATGGCTTTTAAAAATAAAAAAGACCGTTTTGCTTCGTTGTTACATGACATTGCAGTAAATTTACATGAAGGTGCGAATTTCTTTGCAACGTATAACATCAATTCGGTGGAGGACTTACATACTTTCTCGAATAAAATCAAAGAATATGAAACAGCTGGGGACTCCATGGTTCACAAAATGATTATGGAATTGAACGATGCTTTTATTACACCAATCGAACGTGAGGATATGTTAGAACTTACCAATCGCCTAGACGATGTAATGGATGCACTTGATGAAACGGCTTTCTCACTAGAAATCTGCCAAATCACTCATTATGATGAATACATGACTAAATTTATCCAAGCAATTCAAGCAAGTACTGTTGAAATTGAAAAAGCAGTTGACCTTGTTTTTGATAAAAAATTAAAAGATGTTCGTAAACTTGCAATTCAAATTAAAGATTACGAATCCCAATGTGATGATGTTTACCGCGAATCACTTATCCAACTTTTCCAAAATGAAAAAGATCCAATCAAACTTATTCGTCTAAGAGAAGTTTATGAAAAATTAGAAGACATTGCTGATAGTTGTCAAAGTGTTGCTAATACGCTTGAGTCAATTGTCATGAAAAATGCGTAA
- a CDS encoding inorganic phosphate transporter: MEGMFLITLVIVLAALAFDLINGFHDTANAIATSVSTKALKPRHAIILAAVMNFVGAVSFTGVAKTITKDIVDPFSLNHGELVILAALLSAIAWNLITWYFGIPSSSSHALIGSIAGAAIASAGFSALEYGGFTKIIIGLLVSPVLAFVVGYTIYSLFKIFLKNLNLATTNRRFRMLQIGTAALQSYTHGTNDAQKSMGIITMALIAGGFQTTDDVQLWVQVSCAIAMAVGTSIGGWKIIKTVGGKIMKIKPVNGVAADLSSVIIIFGATFIHLPVSTTHVISSSILGVGTAHRVKGVKWDTAQRMIITWVITLPISATIAAILFYVLNFFL; encoded by the coding sequence ATGGAAGGAATGTTTCTTATCACCCTCGTCATCGTTCTTGCCGCGCTAGCATTTGACCTAATTAATGGGTTTCATGACACAGCAAACGCAATCGCGACTAGTGTCTCTACAAAAGCCTTAAAACCTAGACATGCAATTATCCTTGCCGCTGTCATGAACTTTGTCGGAGCAGTTTCTTTTACAGGGGTTGCTAAAACGATTACGAAAGATATCGTGGATCCATTTAGTTTGAATCATGGTGAACTTGTTATTTTAGCAGCGTTATTATCAGCCATTGCTTGGAACTTAATTACATGGTACTTCGGAATTCCTAGTAGTTCCTCCCATGCATTAATTGGTTCTATCGCGGGTGCAGCTATTGCATCAGCTGGTTTTTCCGCGCTCGAATACGGCGGATTCACTAAAATTATCATCGGACTACTTGTTTCTCCTGTTCTTGCTTTTGTCGTTGGTTACACCATTTATTCGCTCTTTAAGATTTTCTTGAAGAACTTGAATTTAGCAACGACGAATAGAAGATTTAGGATGCTTCAAATCGGTACCGCTGCTTTACAATCTTATACACACGGAACAAATGATGCGCAAAAATCAATGGGGATTATCACTATGGCTTTAATTGCTGGTGGTTTCCAAACAACTGATGATGTGCAATTATGGGTTCAAGTATCTTGTGCGATTGCCATGGCAGTTGGTACAAGCATTGGTGGTTGGAAAATCATCAAAACAGTTGGTGGCAAGATTATGAAAATCAAACCTGTTAATGGTGTAGCGGCTGACTTAAGTTCTGTTATTATCATTTTCGGTGCTACATTTATCCATTTACCAGTTAGTACAACACACGTAATCAGCTCTTCTATCCTTGGTGTTGGAACAGCTCACCGTGTTAAAGGAGTAAAATGGGATACAGCACAGCGGATGATTATTACATGGGTGATTACACTCCCAATCTCCGCAACAATTGCAGCAATCCTGTTCTACGTACTAAATTTCTTCTTATAA
- a CDS encoding ABC transporter permease subunit (The N-terminal region of this protein, as described by TIGR01726, is a three transmembrane segment that identifies a subfamily of ABC transporter permease subunits, which specificities that include histidine, arginine, glutamine, glutamate, L-cystine (sic), the opines (in Agrobacterium) octopine and nopaline, etc.) yields the protein MQKNFLQKLAAIALIFIFVFSGFTTVFAADKQDETLTKIQEKGVLTVGLSADYPPYEFHQTIDGKDEIVGFDVSIAKKIAKDLDVKLDIKEMNFDSLLGSLKTGKIDMIISGMSPTPERQKEVDFSDPYMFVQQRVVVRKADKEKFTSVNDFNGVKVGAQKQTTQEELAQNELIGSDVVSLQKVPDLILNLKSNKVDAVVLEGPVAEAYLSQDKTLAMADIKFVNGSKETAIAMPKGSTALQDKVNASIKKIQNTGLLKDYQKEANKLMFQDGSFYEKYGNYFVKGTLITIALAAIGVLCGAVLGSLLALMKLAKTRWLRWPAACYIEFVRGTPLLIQIFIVFFGTQIIGMDVSAFVSGCIALSLNSAAYVAEIIRAGISAVNKGQMEAARSLGMTQSASMRYIILPQAVKNILPALGNEFVTVIKESSIVSVIGVTELMFMTGVVQGASFKPFIPLIITSLIYFVLTFSLSRLLGVAERRMRTSD from the coding sequence ATGCAGAAGAACTTTTTACAAAAGCTCGCAGCAATTGCACTTATTTTTATATTTGTATTTTCTGGCTTCACTACAGTATTTGCTGCTGATAAACAAGATGAAACTTTAACTAAAATCCAGGAAAAAGGCGTTTTAACAGTTGGACTTTCCGCTGACTATCCCCCATATGAATTTCATCAAACCATTGATGGAAAGGATGAGATTGTTGGTTTTGATGTAAGTATAGCTAAAAAGATTGCCAAAGATTTAGATGTTAAATTAGATATTAAGGAAATGAACTTCGATAGCTTGCTAGGTTCACTAAAAACTGGCAAAATCGACATGATTATTTCCGGAATGTCCCCAACACCAGAACGTCAAAAAGAGGTAGATTTTTCTGACCCTTATATGTTTGTTCAACAGCGTGTTGTTGTACGAAAAGCAGATAAAGAAAAATTTACAAGTGTCAATGATTTTAATGGTGTTAAAGTAGGCGCTCAAAAGCAAACGACTCAAGAAGAATTAGCACAAAATGAACTCATTGGCTCTGATGTTGTTTCTCTACAAAAAGTTCCAGACTTAATTCTTAACTTAAAAAGTAATAAAGTCGATGCCGTTGTTTTAGAAGGTCCTGTTGCAGAAGCTTACTTAAGCCAAGACAAAACGCTTGCGATGGCAGACATCAAATTTGTCAATGGGAGTAAAGAAACTGCTATTGCTATGCCAAAAGGCTCCACTGCCCTTCAAGATAAAGTCAATGCTTCTATTAAAAAAATTCAAAATACTGGTTTACTAAAAGATTATCAAAAAGAAGCAAACAAACTAATGTTCCAAGATGGTAGTTTCTATGAAAAATATGGTAACTACTTCGTTAAAGGTACATTAATCACGATTGCTCTTGCTGCTATTGGCGTTTTATGCGGGGCAGTTTTAGGCTCCTTGCTTGCACTAATGAAATTAGCGAAAACAAGATGGTTACGCTGGCCAGCTGCTTGCTATATTGAATTTGTTCGTGGGACACCACTTCTTATTCAAATTTTCATCGTCTTTTTCGGAACACAAATTATCGGAATGGATGTATCAGCCTTCGTATCTGGTTGTATCGCCCTATCCTTAAACAGCGCTGCCTATGTGGCTGAAATCATTCGTGCAGGTATTTCTGCTGTAAACAAAGGTCAAATGGAAGCAGCCCGTTCCCTTGGTATGACACAGTCAGCTAGTATGCGTTACATTATTTTACCGCAAGCTGTCAAAAACATTCTTCCTGCACTTGGGAATGAATTCGTTACTGTTATCAAAGAATCATCCATCGTTTCGGTAATCGGTGTAACTGAATTAATGTTCATGACTGGTGTGGTCCAAGGCGCAAGCTTCAAACCATTTATCCCACTAATCATTACTTCATTAATTTACTTTGTACTAACATTCAGCTTGTCAAGACTACTAGGTGTTGCTGAAAGGAGAATGAGAACAAGTGATTAA
- a CDS encoding amino acid ABC transporter ATP-binding protein, with the protein MINIKNLHKHFGKLEVLKGIDLEIAAGEVVVVIGPSGSGKSTFLRCLNLLEQPTAGHILFENKDLMAKQTNVNELRQKMGMVFQNFNLFPHKNVLENLMLAPMKVKNEANSTAKKHALALLDKVGLADKATSYPSQLSGGQQQRVAIARALAMNPDVMLFDEPTSALDPEMVGEVLSVMKALAKEGMTMVVVTHEMGFAREVADRVVFMDAGVIQEQGTPEEIFGNPQNDRTKDFLGKVLA; encoded by the coding sequence GTGATTAATATTAAAAATTTACACAAACATTTCGGCAAATTGGAAGTCTTAAAAGGCATTGATCTGGAAATCGCAGCCGGTGAAGTGGTCGTAGTTATCGGCCCTTCCGGAAGCGGAAAAAGCACTTTTTTACGGTGTCTAAATTTATTGGAACAACCAACAGCTGGTCATATTTTATTTGAGAATAAAGATTTAATGGCGAAACAAACTAACGTCAATGAGCTTCGTCAAAAAATGGGAATGGTTTTCCAAAATTTCAACCTTTTCCCACATAAAAACGTCCTAGAAAACCTAATGCTCGCCCCAATGAAAGTGAAAAATGAAGCTAACTCTACTGCTAAAAAGCATGCGCTAGCACTTCTTGATAAAGTCGGTCTTGCCGATAAAGCGACAAGTTATCCTTCGCAATTATCAGGTGGACAACAACAACGGGTTGCCATCGCACGTGCACTAGCAATGAATCCTGATGTAATGCTTTTTGATGAGCCAACTTCAGCACTCGATCCGGAAATGGTTGGCGAAGTTTTAAGTGTTATGAAGGCACTGGCTAAAGAAGGCATGACAATGGTTGTTGTAACGCACGAAATGGGCTTTGCAAGAGAAGTTGCTGACCGTGTTGTCTTTATGGATGCTGGCGTGATTCAAGAACAAGGCACGCCAGAAGAAATTTTTGGCAATCCACAAAATGACCGTACGAAAGACTTTTTAGGAAAAGTTTTAGCATAA